In Pseudomonas sp. Leaf58, one DNA window encodes the following:
- the tuf gene encoding elongation factor Tu produces MAKEKFDRSLPHVNVGTIGHVDHGKTTLTAALTRVCSEVFGSAIVEFDKIDSAPEEKARGITINTAHVEYNSTIRHYAHVDCPGHADYVKNMITGAAQMDGAILVCSAADGPMPQTREHILLSRQVGVPYIVVFLNKADLVDDAELLELVEMEVRDLLSTYDFPGDDTPIIIGSARMALEGKDDNEMGTTAVKKLVETLDSYIPEPVRAIDQPFLMPIEDVFSISGRGTVVTGRIERGIVRVQDPLEIVGLRDTTTTTCTGVEMFRKLLDEGRAGENCGVLLRGTKRDDVERGQVLVKPGSVKPHTKFTAEVYVLSKEEGGRHTPFFKGYRPQFYFRTTDVTGNCELPEGVEMVMPGDNIQMTVTLIKTIAMEDGLRFAIREGGRTVGAGVVAKIIE; encoded by the coding sequence ATGGCTAAGGAAAAGTTTGATCGTTCCCTTCCCCACGTTAACGTCGGCACTATCGGCCACGTTGACCACGGTAAGACCACTCTGACCGCAGCTCTGACTCGCGTTTGCTCCGAAGTTTTCGGTTCGGCAATCGTAGAGTTCGACAAGATCGACTCGGCTCCGGAAGAAAAAGCGCGCGGTATCACCATCAACACCGCTCACGTTGAGTACAACTCGACCATTCGTCACTACGCTCACGTTGACTGCCCAGGTCACGCTGACTACGTGAAGAACATGATCACCGGTGCTGCCCAGATGGACGGCGCGATCCTGGTTTGCTCGGCCGCCGATGGTCCGATGCCACAAACCCGTGAGCACATCCTGCTGTCCCGTCAGGTTGGCGTTCCGTACATCGTGGTCTTCCTGAACAAGGCTGACCTGGTAGACGACGCTGAGCTGCTGGAACTGGTCGAGATGGAAGTTCGCGACCTGCTGTCCACCTATGACTTCCCAGGCGACGACACCCCGATCATCATCGGTTCGGCGCGTATGGCCCTGGAAGGCAAAGACGACAACGAAATGGGCACTACCGCTGTTAAGAAGCTGGTAGAGACTCTGGACAGCTACATTCCTGAGCCAGTTCGTGCCATCGACCAGCCGTTCCTGATGCCGATCGAAGACGTATTCTCGATCTCGGGTCGTGGTACCGTTGTTACCGGTCGTATCGAGCGTGGTATCGTCCGCGTTCAAGATCCGCTGGAAATCGTTGGTCTGCGTGACACCACCACCACCACCTGCACCGGCGTTGAGATGTTCCGCAAGCTGCTGGACGAAGGTCGTGCTGGCGAGAACTGCGGCGTCCTGCTGCGTGGTACCAAGCGTGACGACGTTGAGCGTGGTCAGGTTCTGGTCAAGCCAGGTTCGGTCAAGCCGCACACCAAGTTCACCGCAGAAGTCTACGTCCTGTCGAAGGAAGAAGGCGGCCGTCACACTCCGTTCTTCAAAGGCTACCGTCCTCAGTTCTACTTCCGTACCACTGACGTGACCGGTAACTGCGAACTGCCGGAAGGCGTTGAAATGGTAATGCCAGGTGACAACATTCAGATGACTGTTACCCTGATCAAGACCATCGCAATGGAAGACGGTCTGCGCTTCGCTATCCGTGAAGGCGGTCGTACCGTCGGCGCCGGCGTTGTAGCAAAAATTATTGAATAA
- the secE gene encoding preprotein translocase subunit SecE, whose translation MTPKTEAQESRFDLFKWLAVVALVVVGVVGNQYYSASPILYRVLALLVLAAVAGFVALQTAKGKSFFALAKEARTEIRKVVWPTRQETTQTTLIVVAVVLVMALLLWGLDSLLGWAVSLIVG comes from the coding sequence ATGACTCCCAAAACTGAAGCCCAAGAATCGCGTTTTGATCTGTTCAAGTGGCTGGCTGTAGTGGCTTTGGTGGTTGTTGGTGTTGTGGGTAATCAGTATTACTCGGCATCCCCAATCCTGTATCGCGTCCTCGCACTTCTCGTCCTGGCTGCTGTCGCGGGCTTTGTAGCTCTGCAGACTGCGAAGGGCAAGTCGTTCTTTGCGCTGGCGAAGGAAGCTCGTACCGAAATTCGTAAAGTCGTGTGGCCGACCCGCCAGGAAACCACCCAGACCACGCTGATTGTCGTGGCTGTTGTGCTGGTTATGGCACTGCTGCTGTGGGGTCTTGATTCCCTGCTCGGCTGGGCGGTCTCCCTGATCGTTGGCTAA
- the nusG gene encoding transcription termination/antitermination protein NusG translates to MAKRWYVVHAYSGYEKHVMRSLIERVKLAGMEDGFGEILVPTEEVVEMRNGQKRKSERKFFPGYVLVQMEMNEGTWHLVKDTPRVMGFIGGTADKPAPITDKEAEAILRRVADGSDKPKPKTLFEPGEVVRVIDGPFADFNGSVEEVNYEKSRLQVAVLIFGRSTPVELEFSQVEKV, encoded by the coding sequence GTGGCTAAGCGTTGGTATGTTGTGCATGCTTACTCGGGTTACGAGAAGCATGTAATGCGCTCCCTGATTGAGCGCGTCAAGCTGGCTGGCATGGAAGACGGTTTCGGCGAGATCTTGGTCCCGACCGAAGAAGTCGTCGAAATGCGTAACGGCCAGAAGCGCAAGAGTGAGCGTAAATTCTTCCCTGGCTATGTATTGGTCCAGATGGAGATGAACGAAGGGACTTGGCACTTGGTCAAGGATACCCCTCGTGTGATGGGCTTTATTGGTGGTACTGCAGACAAGCCTGCACCGATCACTGATAAAGAAGCCGAGGCTATCCTGCGTCGCGTTGCCGACGGTAGCGACAAGCCGAAGCCGAAGACGCTGTTCGAGCCGGGTGAAGTGGTTCGAGTCATTGATGGTCCGTTCGCTGACTTCAATGGTAGTGTCGAAGAAGTTAACTACGAAAAGAGCCGCCTGCAGGTTGCAGTGCTCATTTTCGGTCGCTCTACTCCGGTGGAGCTCGAGTTCAGCCAGGTCGAAAAGGTCTAG
- the rplK gene encoding 50S ribosomal protein L11 codes for MAKKIQAYIKLQVKAGQANPSPPVGPALGQHGVNIMEFCKAFNARTQGQEAGLPTPVIITVYSDRSFTFETKSTPASVLLKKAAGLTSGSARPNTVKVGTVTRAQLEDIAKAKQADLTAADLDAAVRTIAGSARSMGLNVEGV; via the coding sequence ATGGCTAAGAAGATTCAGGCTTACATCAAGCTGCAAGTTAAGGCCGGCCAGGCCAACCCAAGCCCACCCGTTGGTCCAGCACTGGGCCAACACGGTGTGAACATCATGGAATTCTGCAAGGCCTTCAACGCCCGTACTCAGGGTCAAGAAGCCGGCCTGCCGACTCCTGTGATCATCACTGTTTACAGCGACCGTAGCTTCACCTTCGAGACCAAGAGCACCCCTGCCTCGGTTCTGCTGAAGAAAGCTGCTGGCCTGACCAGTGGTTCGGCTCGCCCGAACACCGTTAAAGTCGGTACCGTTACCCGTGCTCAGCTGGAAGACATCGCCAAAGCTAAACAGGCTGATCTGACTGCCGCTGACCTGGACGCTGCTGTACGCACCATCGCTGGCTCTGCCCGCAGCATGGGCCTGAACGTGGAGGGTGTGTAA
- the rplA gene encoding 50S ribosomal protein L1, protein MAKLTKRQKAIAEKIEAGKAYNFEDAATLLASLPAAKFVESYDIAVNLGVDPRKSDQVVRSATVLPHGTGKTVRVAVFTQGPAAEAALAAGADRVGMDDLAAEMKGGDLNYDVVIASPDAMRVVGQLGQVLGPRGLMPNPKVGTVTPDVATAVKNAKAGQVRYRTDKNGIIHTSVGKIGFEAGKLKENVEALIADLKRIKPASSKGIYVKRVTLSTTMGPGLVIDQSSLNV, encoded by the coding sequence ATGGCTAAGCTGACTAAGCGCCAAAAGGCAATCGCCGAGAAAATCGAAGCAGGCAAGGCCTACAACTTCGAAGACGCGGCAACTCTGCTGGCTTCGCTGCCGGCTGCCAAGTTCGTAGAGTCCTACGACATCGCCGTTAACCTCGGTGTTGACCCGCGTAAATCCGACCAGGTCGTACGTAGCGCTACTGTGCTGCCGCACGGCACTGGCAAGACTGTTCGCGTTGCTGTCTTCACCCAGGGTCCAGCTGCTGAGGCCGCTCTGGCTGCCGGCGCTGACCGTGTAGGTATGGACGATCTGGCTGCCGAAATGAAAGGCGGCGACCTGAACTATGACGTCGTCATCGCATCGCCTGATGCCATGCGCGTAGTAGGTCAGCTGGGTCAGGTTCTGGGTCCTCGCGGCCTGATGCCTAACCCTAAAGTTGGTACCGTGACCCCAGACGTAGCCACTGCCGTGAAAAACGCCAAGGCTGGTCAGGTTCGCTACCGTACCGACAAAAACGGTATTATCCATACCTCCGTTGGCAAAATCGGCTTCGAAGCCGGCAAGCTGAAGGAAAACGTTGAAGCCCTGATCGCTGATCTGAAGCGTATCAAGCCGGCTTCCTCGAAAGGTATCTACGTCAAGCGCGTTACCCTGAGCACCACTATGGGCCCAGGTCTGGTCATCGATCAGAGCTCGCTGAACGTGTAA
- the rplJ gene encoding 50S ribosomal protein L10 produces the protein MAIKLEDKKAIVAEVNEAAKVALSAVVADARGVTVSAMTGLRKEAREAGVYVRVVRNTLLKRAVEGTEFSILNDAFKGPTLIAFSNEHPGAAARLFKEFAKGQDKFEIKAAAFDGNFIAANQIDVLATLPTRDEAIARLMSVIQGATSKLARTLAAIRDQKEATAA, from the coding sequence GTGGCAATTAAACTCGAAGACAAGAAGGCCATCGTCGCTGAAGTCAACGAGGCTGCCAAAGTCGCTCTGTCCGCTGTCGTGGCCGATGCCCGTGGTGTGACTGTAAGCGCAATGACCGGACTCCGTAAAGAGGCCCGCGAAGCTGGCGTATACGTACGTGTCGTACGTAACACCCTGCTCAAGCGCGCTGTTGAAGGCACCGAATTTTCGATCCTCAACGACGCGTTCAAAGGCCCGACCCTGATTGCTTTCTCCAACGAACACCCGGGCGCTGCTGCTCGTCTGTTCAAAGAGTTCGCCAAGGGTCAGGACAAGTTCGAGATCAAGGCAGCTGCGTTTGACGGCAATTTCATTGCAGCGAACCAGATCGACGTGTTGGCTACCCTGCCGACCCGCGACGAAGCTATTGCACGACTGATGAGCGTGATTCAAGGCGCCACCAGCAAGCTGGCTCGTACTCTGGCAGCCATTCGCGACCAGAAAGAAGCTACCGCTGCCTAA
- the rplL gene encoding 50S ribosomal protein L7/L12, translating into MSLTNEQIIEAIGQKTVLEVVELIKAMEETFGVTAAVAAAGPAAAAAVVEEQTEFNVVLVEAGEKKVNVIKAVRELTGLGLKEAKEKVDGAPQVVAEGVSKEAAEDAKKKLEEAGAKVELK; encoded by the coding sequence ATGTCTCTGACTAACGAACAAATCATCGAAGCAATCGGCCAGAAAACCGTTCTGGAAGTTGTTGAGCTGATCAAAGCAATGGAAGAAACCTTCGGCGTTACCGCTGCTGTTGCCGCTGCTGGCCCAGCTGCTGCTGCTGCCGTTGTTGAAGAGCAGACCGAGTTCAACGTTGTTCTGGTTGAAGCCGGCGAGAAGAAAGTGAACGTGATTAAAGCCGTTCGCGAGCTGACCGGTCTGGGCCTGAAAGAAGCCAAAGAGAAAGTCGATGGCGCTCCTCAGGTTGTAGCTGAAGGCGTTTCGAAAGAAGCCGCTGAAGACGCTAAGAAGAAGCTGGAAGAAGCAGGCGCTAAAGTCGAGCTGAAGTAA
- the rpoB gene encoding DNA-directed RNA polymerase subunit beta, whose amino-acid sequence MAYSYTEKKRIRKDFSKLPDVMDVPYLLAIQLDSYREFLQAGASKDHFRDVGLHAAFKSVFPIISYSGNAALEYVGYRLGEPAFDVKECVLRGVTFAVPLRVKVRLIIFDKESSNKAIKDIKEQEVYMGEIPLMTENGTFVINGTERVIVSQLHRSPGVFFDHDRGKTHSSGKLLYSARIIPYRGSWLDFEFDPKDCVFVRIDRRRKLPASVLLRALGYSTEEVLNTFYTTNVFHVSGEKLSLELVPQRLRGEVAVMDIHDENGKVIVEQGRRITARHINQLEKAGVKQLDVPMEYVLGRTTAKAIVHPATGEILAECNTEMTTDLLIKVAKAQVVRIETLYTNDIDCGPFISDTLKIDTTSNQLEALVEIYRMMRPGEPPTKDAAETLFNNLFFSAERYDLSAVGRMKFNRRIGRTEIEGSGVLSKEDIVEVLKTLVDIRNGKGIVDDIDHLGNRRVRCVGEMAENQFRVGLVRVERAVKERLSMAESEGLMPQDLINAKPVAAAVKEFFGSSQLSQFMDQNNPLSEITHKRRVSALGPGGLTRERAGFEVRDVHPTHYGRVCPIETPEGPNIGLINSLAAYARTNQYGFLESPYRVVKEGVVSDDIVFLSAIEEADHVIAQASATMNEKKQLIDELVAVRHLNEFTVKAPEDVTLMDVSPKQVVSVAASLIPFLEHDDANRALMGSNMQRQAVPTLRADKPLVGTGMERNVARDSGVCVVARRGGVIDSVDASRIVVRVNDDEVETGEAGVDIYNLTKYTRSNQNTCINQRPLVSKGDKVQRSDIMADGPSTDMGELALGQNMRIAFMAWNGFNFEDSICLSERVVQEDRFTTIHIQELTCVARDTKLGPEEITADIPNVGEAALNKLDEAGIVYVGAEVGAGDILVGKVTPKGETQLTPEEKLLRAIFGEKASDVKDTSLRVPTGTKGTVIDVQVFTRDGVERDSRALAIEKMQLDEIRKDLNEEFRIVEGATFERLRSALNGQVVDGGAGLKKGTVVTDEVLDGLEHGQWFKLRMAEDALNEQLEKAQQYIVDRRRLLDDKFEDKKRKLQQGDDLAPGVLKIVKVYLAIRRRIQPGDKMAGRHGNKGVVSVIMPVEDMPHDANGTPVDVVLNPLGVPSRMNVGQILETHLGLAAKGLGEKIDRMIEEQRKAAELRVFLTEVYNEIGGRQENLDEFTDEEILALAHNLKKGVPMATPVFDGAKEREIKAMLKLADLPESGQMVLFDGRTGNKFERPVTVGYMYMLKLNHLVDDKMHARSTGSYSLVTQQPLGGKAQFGGQRFGEMEVWALEAYGAAYTLQEMLTVKSDDVNGRTKMYKNIVDGDHRMEPGMPESFNVLIKEIRSLGIDIDLETE is encoded by the coding sequence ATGGCTTACTCATACACTGAGAAAAAACGTATCCGCAAGGACTTTAGCAAGTTGCCGGACGTCATGGATGTGCCTTACCTCCTGGCCATCCAGCTGGATTCGTATCGCGAATTCCTGCAAGCGGGAGCATCCAAGGATCACTTCCGCGACGTCGGCCTGCACGCGGCCTTCAAATCGGTATTCCCGATCATCAGCTACTCCGGCAATGCTGCCCTGGAGTACGTAGGCTATCGCCTGGGCGAGCCCGCCTTCGATGTGAAGGAATGTGTCCTGCGTGGCGTGACCTTCGCGGTCCCACTGCGGGTCAAGGTGCGCCTGATCATCTTCGACAAGGAATCGTCGAACAAAGCGATCAAGGACATCAAAGAGCAAGAAGTCTACATGGGTGAAATCCCCCTGATGACTGAGAACGGTACCTTCGTTATCAACGGTACCGAGCGTGTGATCGTTTCCCAGCTGCACCGTTCGCCTGGTGTGTTCTTCGACCACGACCGTGGCAAGACCCACAGCTCCGGCAAGCTGCTGTACTCCGCTCGCATCATCCCTTACCGCGGCTCCTGGTTGGACTTCGAGTTCGACCCGAAGGACTGCGTGTTCGTGCGTATCGACCGTCGCCGCAAGCTGCCGGCCTCGGTGCTGCTGCGCGCGTTGGGCTACAGCACTGAAGAAGTGCTGAACACCTTCTATACCACCAACGTCTTCCACGTTTCCGGCGAAAAACTCAGCCTGGAACTGGTGCCTCAGCGTCTGCGTGGTGAAGTTGCAGTCATGGACATCCATGACGAAAACGGCAAAGTCATCGTTGAGCAAGGCCGCCGTATTACCGCGCGCCACATCAACCAGCTCGAGAAGGCCGGCGTCAAGCAGCTGGACGTTCCTATGGAATACGTCCTGGGCCGCACTACCGCCAAGGCCATCGTGCATCCGGCTACCGGCGAGATCCTGGCTGAATGCAACACCGAGATGACCACCGATCTGTTGATCAAGGTCGCCAAGGCGCAGGTTGTCCGTATCGAGACCCTGTACACCAACGACATCGATTGCGGTCCGTTCATCTCCGATACCCTGAAGATCGACACCACCAGCAACCAGCTGGAAGCCCTGGTCGAGATCTACCGCATGATGCGTCCAGGCGAGCCGCCGACCAAGGATGCTGCCGAGACCCTGTTCAACAACCTGTTCTTCAGCGCCGAGCGTTACGACCTGTCCGCCGTTGGTCGCATGAAGTTCAACCGTCGTATCGGTCGTACCGAGATCGAAGGTTCGGGCGTGCTGAGCAAAGAAGACATCGTCGAGGTTCTGAAGACCCTGGTCGATATCCGTAACGGCAAAGGCATCGTCGACGACATCGACCACTTGGGTAACCGTCGCGTACGTTGCGTCGGCGAGATGGCCGAGAACCAGTTCCGCGTTGGCCTGGTGCGTGTCGAGCGCGCGGTCAAGGAACGCCTGTCGATGGCGGAAAGCGAAGGCCTGATGCCGCAAGACCTGATCAACGCCAAGCCGGTTGCGGCGGCGGTGAAAGAGTTCTTCGGTTCCAGCCAGCTGTCCCAGTTCATGGACCAGAACAACCCGCTCTCCGAGATCACCCACAAGCGCCGCGTCTCCGCACTTGGCCCTGGCGGTCTGACCCGTGAGCGTGCCGGCTTCGAAGTCCGTGACGTACACCCGACCCACTACGGCCGTGTGTGCCCGATCGAGACCCCTGAAGGTCCGAACATCGGTCTGATCAACTCCCTGGCAGCCTATGCCCGCACCAACCAGTACGGCTTCCTGGAAAGCCCGTACCGCGTGGTGAAGGAAGGCGTTGTCAGCGATGACATCGTGTTCCTGTCGGCCATTGAAGAAGCGGATCACGTCATCGCTCAGGCTTCGGCCACGATGAACGAGAAGAAGCAGCTGATCGATGAGTTGGTAGCTGTTCGTCACCTCAACGAATTCACCGTCAAGGCGCCAGAAGACGTCACCTTGATGGACGTTTCGCCGAAGCAGGTTGTTTCGGTTGCTGCGTCGTTGATTCCGTTCCTCGAGCACGACGACGCCAACCGTGCGTTGATGGGTTCGAACATGCAGCGTCAGGCTGTACCAACCCTGCGTGCCGACAAGCCGCTGGTAGGTACTGGCATGGAGCGCAACGTTGCTCGTGACTCCGGTGTTTGCGTGGTTGCTCGTCGCGGTGGTGTGATCGATTCGGTCGACGCCAGCCGTATCGTCGTTCGCGTCAATGACGACGAAGTCGAGACTGGTGAAGCAGGTGTGGATATCTACAACCTCACCAAGTACACCCGTTCGAACCAGAACACCTGCATCAACCAGCGTCCGCTGGTGAGCAAAGGTGACAAGGTTCAGCGCAGCGACATCATGGCCGACGGTCCGTCCACCGATATGGGTGAACTGGCACTGGGTCAGAACATGCGTATCGCGTTCATGGCGTGGAACGGCTTCAACTTCGAAGACTCCATCTGCCTGTCCGAGCGTGTGGTTCAGGAAGACCGCTTCACCACCATCCACATTCAGGAACTGACCTGTGTGGCGCGTGACACCAAGCTTGGCCCAGAGGAAATCACTGCGGACATCCCGAACGTGGGTGAAGCTGCACTGAACAAGCTGGACGAAGCCGGTATTGTTTACGTAGGTGCCGAAGTCGGCGCTGGCGACATTCTCGTCGGCAAGGTCACGCCAAAAGGCGAAACCCAGCTGACTCCTGAAGAAAAACTGCTGCGCGCAATCTTCGGTGAGAAGGCCAGCGACGTTAAGGACACCTCCCTGCGTGTGCCAACCGGCACCAAGGGTACCGTCATCGACGTACAGGTCTTCACCCGTGATGGCGTTGAGCGCGATAGCCGCGCCTTGGCCATCGAGAAGATGCAGCTGGACGAGATCCGCAAGGACCTCAACGAAGAGTTCCGCATCGTCGAAGGTGCAACCTTCGAGCGTCTGCGTTCTGCTCTGAACGGCCAGGTGGTCGACGGTGGTGCGGGCCTGAAGAAAGGTACCGTGGTCACTGACGAAGTGCTGGACGGTCTGGAGCACGGCCAGTGGTTCAAACTGCGCATGGCTGAAGATGCACTGAACGAGCAGCTGGAAAAGGCTCAGCAGTACATCGTCGACCGTCGCCGTCTGCTGGACGACAAGTTCGAAGACAAGAAGCGCAAGCTGCAGCAGGGCGATGACCTGGCTCCAGGCGTACTGAAGATCGTCAAGGTTTACCTGGCAATCCGCCGTCGCATCCAGCCGGGTGACAAGATGGCCGGTCGTCATGGTAACAAGGGTGTTGTCTCGGTAATCATGCCGGTTGAAGACATGCCACACGACGCCAACGGTACCCCGGTCGACGTCGTCCTGAACCCGTTGGGCGTACCTTCGCGTATGAACGTCGGTCAGATCCTCGAAACCCACCTGGGTCTCGCTGCCAAGGGGCTGGGCGAGAAGATCGACCGCATGATCGAAGAGCAGCGTAAGGCCGCTGAACTGCGCGTCTTCCTGACCGAGGTCTACAACGAGATCGGCGGTCGTCAGGAAAACCTCGACGAGTTCACCGACGAAGAGATCCTGGCCCTGGCCCACAACCTGAAGAAGGGCGTGCCAATGGCTACGCCGGTCTTCGATGGTGCCAAGGAGCGCGAGATCAAGGCCATGCTGAAGCTGGCCGATCTGCCAGAAAGCGGCCAGATGGTGCTGTTCGACGGCCGTACTGGCAACAAGTTCGAGCGTCCTGTGACCGTTGGTTACATGTACATGCTCAAGCTGAACCACTTGGTGGACGACAAGATGCACGCGCGTTCCACTGGTTCCTACAGCCTGGTTACCCAGCAACCGCTGGGTGGTAAGGCGCAGTTCGGTGGTCAGCGTTTCGGGGAGATGGAAGTGTGGGCGCTGGAAGCATACGGCGCGGCATACACCCTGCAAGAAATGCTCACAGTGAAGTCGGACGACGTGAACGGCCGTACCAAGATGTACAAGAACATCGTGGATGGCGATCACCGTATGGAGCCGGGCATGCCCGAGTCCTTCAACGTGTTGATCAAAGAGATTCGTTCGCTCGGTATCGATATCGATCTGGAAACCGAATAA